The sequence below is a genomic window from Pangasianodon hypophthalmus isolate fPanHyp1 chromosome 27, fPanHyp1.pri, whole genome shotgun sequence.
ctttcacctggaaatgtgaatacagtgtatctttaaaaataatttaagttatataattggaccttaagaaCCACCCATGTACCTTTAAAGCATTACTCTAAAatctaattaaaggtacatGCACCTTCCCAGTTAACAAATGCATGCTAAAAACACAATatatggtaccaccccagtgacatgGAAAAGTACAGCTTGGTACCTTTATCTCAGAGAGTGTATCTACACATCGCACAAAACTGCGTATTAATGACAAATGACTAAGCATTTAGAAGCAAGCGTAGATAGCTATgaagtaaacatgttttttttctacttcaCATCACTAACCTGATTCTGATCTgctgtgtctctgcaggttTTCTTGCAAGACTCCTCCTGAGGTTCTGGATCAGGACATAAAGGATGTCCGAGACCTTGTATAAAGGGTGCCACCTGCCTTTTGAAACCTCATACTATAATTTTGTTTGGAGTATAAGAATATGAATGGTACTTTAGATTAAACTGTCCTGTAACAAATGTATGTTGCCTGTACACACTTCTTGTGGAAAACAGAAACTttgtacacaattttttttatggatTAAAAGACAGATTATAGAAATTTAAGTAGAAAAATCACGTTATCATAcgtttttccacatgtgattattTGATAATGTGATCATGTAAAAGTGTGTTTCAAcgttatgccctgaaattggACATCCATCATGTCAAAAATATGTGATTGTATGTGAAAAAGAATTAATTGTGTGGGAAAATCACATGTGAGAAATGAAACCACATGtccatcatgtgaaaaaaaaaaaaacacatgaaaatatttttgcatgcaCCACATGTGAAATGTCCActgtgaagtgtctaaaaacctAATGTGACTTTTCTTTAAAGGAATAGATATATAGGAATAGTGTGTGGCaatgcaaaatgaaatgttacagtacCTGGTAAAGCCCACAATGTTGGGTTAATTTTGCATCTCAGGGCCTGGGATTAGCTTGTTGGGTCAGGTAGTTTGTCGACTTGGCCCAAATTGGGTTGATAATAGTCAGTTCATCATAATTTATTGGGGATGCTGACCTGAAATGGAACAGGCAAGATtcattttctggaattttccacTGTGACTGTTGAGCAGCAACCGcgtgtgaagtaaaagaattcAGCTGTTACTGGAAGAAAAGAGTTTTGTtcacattaaattaattttagaaTTTATGTTGAATAAAAGCTGAACAATTCGgaattatatttctgtattaccTAAACATTATATAGGCAATAACTTTTTAACCTGAAGTTTGGCTTGATAGCCAGTGTTAGCCTGCTGACAAAAAAATATGCTAGCTGGAAAATATGGCTGAATTTGACTACTTGCtataaataaaccaaattagtgttttttaaaagaaaaattttaaagatttgATTAAATTCTAAcaattatatttacaagtaaCATTAAGCTACCAAATTTGGGCTGCTACATAAATATTAACGTTACTTCTTACTAGTTACAAAATTACCTCACGATTAGTCAGTAACATCTCGGATTATCAGCTAGCACTGTACTCTAGCAATGTCGTCATTTTTACGTCATTTGGGGCTTAAAAAAATAGCATGCTAGGTAAATATCCTAATCCAAACTCGCTCGCGCTGGGTATTCAAAGTACCCAAACTGGGTTATTTTTAACACAACAGTTTTTAGTGCATTGCGCATTAGCCAAATATACCTCtactttatatacttatatacttcCAATACCATtcatcattatttttgttatttctgacACAACATTTCGCATGCAAGAACAACTAAAAGAGACTCCGCCCACGATCAGCAGTCTAATTTAATTAATCTGAACTTAATTAACGCGCTCGCGTGACTGAaacccctcacacactcctccctgATTTCCTGCGTGCAGTGTGCGGAGACAACACAGGGTTcatacactgctacacacacacacacatacacacacacggagaaccTCACTCAATCTGTGGACTGTCCatttgtagaaatgtatttaatgtttcatgtttaaaatACGCATTTCATCTGTAATGGAAGCCTGAGAAGAAACAGTGAAATGGATGTGAGGAGAGTTTTAGCTTTTTCAGCGCTGATGCTCAGTGTGTCGACTTCAGGATCCAAAGTGCTTGGTGGTAAGTGCGCGTTTTCTAAAACATCCGTCCTGTTTCCTGATTTAATGTTCATCAGTGTAATGGGATTGGTTGTTTCTGGGTTTTTCCTCTTTTTGATGTCATAAAGGCACTGCATTCTTCATTTATAAGCTTATACATATTATAActaacaatatataatataactaaGTAATAATTTTAAGGAATTGTTTCTAGTTAATGGATTTGATATCAAGTTTATAGTAAGTTTATACCAGATTATTTCTACAAGGTATCATGTGAtgatctaatcagccaatcaattTCCCAATATGCAATATCAATAAGATCCCATCTTGACCTGCTGAATGAATCAGCTCATGTCATTTTGTAAGCCATTAAATGCTACATTGAATTCAATTTTAGTTTAATAATAGACAAGggacaaaacagctttacacaaatccagacatagatttagatcccgtacagaacaagccagaggtgacagtggaaggaaaatctccctgagataACATGAGGAAGAGGAACCAAATTCAAAGAGAAcctatcctcttctgggtgacacccaatagtgggattataaatcattacattatACAGGTGTagacaaaaaatacagtgtATTGAAATgatcagtatgagcatattgtgaataagagtcctatatgagcacaggacagtctttatgattccagcagcagttcttaggtgcAAGTTTACAGTATCCAGGTgcaattatccactgaagcaagggcgAGCCTGTTTCTgtgaagtgcaaatctttagggaCCATCCATAACAGTTGACGGTGGATCACAAGTGCATAAGCTCCAAACAGAAGTGGagagagcatcaggatgaatcgggcaggtctggagggtgaGAGGATCCACAGCCGTAGCCTACGTCACGCccagatttttaaatataattttggaCAATTCAATGCCACCTGAATCCACCAAGTCTGCATTTTTGCAACAGGTTAATGCTCTTAACACTAAATGCTATTTCACTTCATGTACCCTGTGGACTTTTTATAATATCCACATCCTCTTTGTACTCATTTCCCTTCTACGCTTCTTTTGATCATGGAATAAagcatttcctttttctttactGCCTGTAAACCCAACGTGTGGTGCTTGCTATAGATGTTTTACGAGATGTCTAGGGCTCCACTGCAAACTGGACTAGTGAACTAAATAGGACATTGAAATGACAGGTTTGCGTGCAGTTTAGTTCGGTGGTATGTGGGTTGGGACGTAGCTTTTATTGTCAAAACCTTGCAGGATGCTGGTCTAATTAGGATCTGGGTCAGAGGTACCAAAGGGGCCCCTTTGGTAATGAGAAAAAATGTTTAGCGTGGGATGTTTGGGCACTACAGGGAGAGTTACAAACATACTCCCCATAGTTCTTTGATGAAAATGTCCAACAAAATATCATGGCAGAGCAATTTGTATTACTAGCTAACTTGGGGGCATGATTCTACCCTGGTACTCGGTTATATGAGAAATGGAAAGTTCAGAAGGAGTCTAATGCATTAGGTGTAGTGCTTTAGTCTTAATACTCATTctttatgcaaaatatttttatcagtttgtaTAATATTGCATTAAGTTTtttgaaaagtcattttcatttgttttaatgcATTATACAAGCACGTGAGAAATccatacaaattacaaatatgaACAAGCAAGGATGACATGGTTGGATTTTTACTCAATTTCAAGAATAGGAATGAATGTTAACCCTTTTGACCCTAATTTTTACCTTTCATAACTTTAGTAGCTTACTAGAAACTTGAATCCTGCAAATTGTTGCAAATTATCTTTACTGTAATAATGGTTCTGGTTATAGGATATGAATCCTAGTATTTGGGTAACATGCTGCAATCCCTTAGTTAGACCTTCATGTGCCTGAACTGGTCTCATTCGCTCTTCCCCCAAAGGCCAGAATATATGCAAGCGGGGCACCAACATACCCTGCTACAAAATCGGCTACTTCGAGGACAGCTGGCGTAAATTAAACTTCGAGGAGGCCCAGCGGGCATGCAGGAGTGACGGAGGAGACCTGCTCAGCATCGAGTCAGCGGCTGAGCAGAATCTCATTGAGGGCTTAATTCAGGAGCTGAAAGCTTCAGATGGTGACTTTTGGATCGGTCTACGCAGAGAGCCAAAGTATGAGGAGAGCAGCACTGACTGCGAGTCTCAGTACTACTGGCTGGATGGAAGTCGATCAAATTTCAGGTCTGACGCACAAGAAATTTCcactgtgtattgtgtattcCGTTATGTACAACTGCATTACAAAACATAATTCTGCTGTGATCTCTAGCATCGTGTGAtaccattttgtttattttgagaGTAGGTAAAGGTGGAGCACTTGAACACTCAGAATCAGATGTCTTAACTGACATGTTGGCAATtctgtgtgttcttgtgtgttCATCAATGGAAACAATAATTTTCTTGTACTTTTTCTGAATCCGTTTCATATTTCAGAGATTTAGATGAGGCAAATGAGCCTTTTTTTGCCTAGATTTCTTCCTAAATTAGTCTTAGCCaccctatattttttaaacatgcatGCCCTCTTCGGCATACTTGAGCTTAAAGATTCCTGTGATTGGATAACGTAACTCCAATAAACGGAATAGAAGAAAGCCATCTTTTCTTAAAGACGGTTTCAGACTGTGTGATTTTACTATTTtgattattctgattattaCTGCACAAGATTCCAATAAAATCCTGGCCAAATTCTTTAAAAGACTGACCgataatatatgttttatacaatgcagatcctctaatgatagacctaCATTTAAAGAGAATTACTCCATTCTGCTTATCAGTGTTCAAACACACAGTCTCACAACGCTGGATAGCCTAAAGGCTCATATAATATGAGCTATGATAGTATCAGCACTGActgtgatgttatttttttgcGTTTTCTGTGTATATGCATAGGAACTGGCACACGGATGAGCCCTCCTGTGGTTAcgaggtgtgtgttgtgatgtaCCACCAACCATCAGCTTCATCAGATGAGGGAAACAAGTACATGTTCCAGTGGAATGACGACAACTGTGAGACAAAGAACAATTTCATCTGCAAGTATACCAAAGGTGAGATTCTTCAATATGAGTTTGGGAGTTATATCATCCCATTACAGTGCCTCACAATTGCTAGCATTTAATGAACGCCATTAAAGGTCTggttatctattttttttaaacaatcgtTTTTCAAGTGAAGGTTGCGTTTCCCCTGAATTAGGGTTATGGGGGTATTCTGGATATTTCATAGCTTTGACATCCATTTTGAAACAATGTAGCCTGTTATTTAAAGAGTAAACAGGCATGATCATAAAAGGCTAACTGTATTTGTGAGTTTTATAAGAAATAAAGCACTTGGGGCCAATGCAAAGCGGAGTTATTAttaccatcccaaagttgattcgtttccaataacaacatgacCCAAAATCTcctattccgcttataccacaacaatttgccaacaattacaatttttaattttagttcttgttttttattgtataaTGGCTACTATAAATAATCAacatcttttttctctctctagaaagtaataaggaaaaaaaacacaccttgtCACACCTGAAAACTTGGTGGTAAatttactgaccattacaaactGCTGACACTTCaaactccttccacaaatgttaaataaatgtccttacagaaaactttattaTATCTGTGATTACAtgatttctttgttaaataccaacacatttttaaaaatttgttaattattatcCTCAGATTATGTCacacatccaccatacaagtgcCTGTGCAAGTTGGTACTATAGAAATGCTCACATGCTAGATTGAGGGTGTTTATATAGatttactataaataaattacaccCAGGATTTTTGTCACatcttctgttatagaaaattaatcaaccttctGACTATTCAGATCCAAGAattgaacagtgctgtggtagaaATGCATGTAGAGAATATATGAGACCAGATCCTGTTAGAGGaaggttctgtgtgtgttgctgtgagtCTGAGAAGTGCAAATCCATATCAGAGAAAACCAGAACGTGTTACAATCAGATCTGGCATTTGTATATCTCTGACATGGCTCACGACTGCATTACATCGATTCACTGAACGCCATTATGACATTATGCCGCCCCCATGAAGAGCGCATTCGGCAGACTGAGTGGGCGGACcggaacaaaacacacacacacacacacatcctaccCCCATCTATTATACGTGATATTCATAACAGATATAGCAGTACTGTTCAAGAAATTCTGATAAGTGATATGATGTGATTTCAGACAGAGCTCCACTCTCACCTATTGCTCCAAACAGAACGTTCTAACAAGCACCCATCTATCACACTCTACCATCGACTGGCAAATactatttgtgttatttttgttttataaacttcagaattaaaaaaagagagcctggtgaggaaatgactgtttatatctgctataattTAAGTGAAGCagcaactaacttgttttgtggatgttccacaacattaaaaagttATTACAAGTGGATATGTGTATAAATGGATATTTggtatgtgtatttattgtactgtatattcactgTGCTGTGTACTTATTGTCTCACACTCAACTCAcaatgttgtgtatttgcactctcatcatattttattgttaactTATAGCAGTGATCCCTTGAACTTTTTTCAGTCCAGTGACTACATGTTGCTTAGAAAAGTTCTGAGTTTTGATGTAACAAATTTGTGTTCCTACTGGAAACAGACATACAAAAGTGTGTATACACTGAAGTGCAgatagccaatcagattgcaatcTTCAACACTGTAAAGCTTCTGAAACTGGACCAGACATATCAGATGCTCTCTGATTAACAGATTAAGTTAGATTTCTTTATTAAGATTGAAATGCCGTTTCCACATCTGATTTATTGGTTGTCAGACTTGATCCATGAATACAATTTCATTCATGTTGTTTAAAATTTGCTAATTCACTATAATCCCATTGAAACCGTATGCTAACTATAATGAAAAGAATTTAAATGGCATTTTTCCAAGCCTGATTTGATTACAAACAGCCTAAGTGGGCAGGAAaaagcccaatctggcaacgcAGACAGTTTTCCCCCATTCTGTGCTTTATGAAGTGCCACTTGTATACCTTTGTACaccttttatattttacacatcCAAGTTGttattttcttctcatttcAGATATCTTTataacaacaacgacaacagaAGTAGCCAGGAACCCCTCAGTGACGGTTCACGATGATGGGATGAGTGTTGTGGCTGCTGAACATACAGGTAGACCACCAGAGTAGAAGAAAGGTTTCAGTAAATCTCAGATTTGATTATGGGTTTCTGAGCACTGTTGCTACATCTACAATTATTAACaatttttatatcacagcactgttgtatTCTCAGTTCTGACTGGTCGGagggtgttaattaattttctataacagtagctctgactaCAGTTCTGGccacattttatattaaagcacttatTCTAATATCTTAtagtttctataataacaacataTTACCTTAAAGAGAAAGTGATGGACAGCTATAACATATGTTTATGgaatttccacaacattatccgcaagtggtttattccttgcTTGAGATTTTTTGCTTTGAAatagcaaaagcaaaagaaaagctATCTTTAAAATAACTGTATTCATTCAACCAATAAATAATGTTCCAGTGAAACCAAATTGGTGACTGAATTTTGTTTTACTTCTAATTAACTGTggtaaatgcaaataaatgatTACATGCAACTGACAAAACCCCCACAAGATTAATAAGACTGTTCAATTATTAATTCTAAACATAAACCAGAGTGACATTGTGCTAAATGTTGCAATGTTATATATTGCTTGATGTTTTTCAGATAATGTAATGAACATCGTTTACATTGTTCTCCCTACAATACCTCTACTGCTGCTCTTGATCGTAGCAAATGGAGTTTTCTGCTTCAAGCTGTTCACAAAAAGGTATGTCATTTTTGTTGTAACACTCAGTAGCTCTATTAGGTACACTTACTTTTATAAGCAATTCTAAAAATGATTGTAAGAATAGTAGCAAAAATATACGATATGGCAGTATATGgagacctgaccatcacacccatgtgtttcttccccaaactgttgccttcattagaactaagaggcctaaacctgttccaccATTACAATGCCCCTGTATTCATagcaagctccataaagacatggtttgctaaggttggagtggaagaactcgagtgacccAAGCCCtaacttcaaccccactgaacacctttgggatgatttgtgccccaggccttctcacttgacatcagtgcctcaCCTCACTAATGAATGGTCTGAATGAgtgcaaatccccacagccatgttccagaatctagtggaaagccttcccagaaggcTGATATAACAATAAAGGGGGACCAACGacatgttaatgcccatggttttggaatgggctcatatgggtgtgatggtcaggtgtccatatacttttggctatattgtgtatataataattattatatagaAATAATTATTGCTATAGAAATAGAATGATAAATAAATTGATgagatttattttgttacacATTCAGTAAGATACTGTGAGTGCCATTTTACATTAAGTAaaggtgatatatatatatatatatatatatatatatatatatatatatatatatatatatatatatatatatatacacataatgttattattactaGAGTATGCACACATTGTGGTTGTTTGTTGGTTTGGTGTAACATCACATTCATTCCCTCTTTTTAGGAGAAGAAAGCAAACAGAGACTCCTGCAGATAAGCATGGGACCTGGGCCCCAGGAGATCGATGCAGCAGCCCAAGTCCAGATGTGTACAACGTGATCCGAAGGCAGCACGAGACCGACCTGAGTGACACTCGGCCTCACACCAAGAACACCTCGTTCCTGGGCTCCTCCCCAGACACACCGACTGACGAGTATGACAATCTGGGAGGCCACGACACTGAGAGCGGCTTCGTCACGCTGGCCAGCACCGAGAGTGGCTTCATCACCAATGACATCTACGAGTCCTACCAGAACCGTTCCAGCACCAGGTACCACGGAGAACACAGCTGGCTGGATAACGAGCTGTACGGCTACTGAACAAGACTTTGTGCTCTCAGAATATTTGTGATGAAAGAGGCCTTGGGTCTTGGATGTCCTCAGACATTTCAAAGACTTCAGCAGGAAATCAAGGACTGATTTCTTTTGTCCATGTAAATGGGCACCTAGATGACAAACGGCAGTGAGATTGTCATCTTGCAATCAGTTTAGCATAATTACTGATTTAGTCTCCTATGGTAGGCAACAACAAAAAGGCTCAGAGTCTCAGATAATCTAAGATAGTTATCAGCTCCCAGTTTCTGtaaatacaaagacatttcaAAAGACATTTCAGAAGATCAAGACACTTGATCAAGTGTGCACTCCTGTATTCGCATGGAATGACtgttaaaacatgaaaaatgacaCTGACGTGACTTCTTTAAAGATTTGCTTGAGAAATTCTTATTTCCTCTGATTGACTGCTTGTGGAAACTGGGCTTTTACAGACCTTTTAGGGaaatgcattataaaatatatgtactgtctgtctttttttctgaatgggGTTGCATAAGTTGATGTCAGCCTAAGGCCCTTTGAATTGTCCATGTCTCCAAGAGAACCTAGTGGAAACAGTTCAATTAAATCAATGTAATGGTACTGATACTTTGTGCATAAAATTATTCTGTATGTGCTTGTGCCTCATCGTATTGGGTTTGCATGGACCGGTTATGCTGCTTTCCTTCATATTGCATATTCTCAGCATTGGCCTTAAGGATTAAAATGTGATCTTATGATGCTGACTTGTAAGCCTTAAACTGGaacaaaataaatgtcttgCGTTTTCTGTCAAAAGAAGTTTGAGATGTacttgtaattattttaatgaaagatGTTCATAAATTGGACTTTAATGTTTTGATGATTTGTCCTACAGTAGTGCACATTTATAGCTAGGTCATTTATAtctaggttaaaaaaaaaaagaaatgtaagtATTTTGTGTTGCTTGTTCtactttatttttacatgtggtttcacatctgattttttcatttttcatatttatagatGCACTTAAATTGCTGTCTACGAAGTGCCCTCGGAATTGTCCATGTCTCCTACTTCTAATTTACACAGGCTCccaaattggccatgctctctagGTGGGAGGTGCATACTCTTTCTCCCATGTCAATCACAATggcactagccaatcgtgggcatccaTGAGCTCATGTTTGTGGAAAAGGGTAGAtggtgctttcctctgagtgtgttacacagcatgagcagcagtccAAAAAGGGCTGGCTTCAGGTGTCTTGGAGGGAGCACATTGGTGGTAGTTGATGTATGAAAGGGTGAGCTGCCTGGTGGCCAAGACCAAAATAGGAAGAAACTGGGATGGGGGATACCCAAAAAGCCACTGCACCTGGCATAAAAATAGAAACcgtacaaagtttttttttttattgattaatttaataagaaaattaattcatttaaaaagaaatgaatttctGTTTCACATGTAGGACATGcagatttatttttgaaatctgATCAAACATTATTCACAAGATGTGTTTACTTGGATTCAATTGTGCAATTTTAGGACATAAGACGAAATGCACCTTCATGTGGTTTACTCACATGGTCTCATGTGAAATGTAAGTGGGTGTTCCTGAAGGGTGTGGAGATCAAATAaatctgcgtgtgtgtgctccCTGGCTTACACGGATGTGCACACTGATGATGCCAAATTGTGTGAAGCAGTACCACCATTAACCAGCAGGTGGAGatatattacacattacattcCCATTACAATGGCATGAGTTCATGTAGAACTTTCAGGCACACTTCTaatgattataaatcataaatacGTATTAATTATAAAGCAATGTTTTTACTGTAGACTTATGTAAGCAGATACACATAGATGTGCTTAGAATGGTAAATATGGTGGTTAGGTTTAGCAGTTTCTCCTCTGTTTATTCATGAAtgctgaggctgcagtgacTGAAAATGGGCAAATGATGAGGCTAATTGGTGGCTGTTGTTTTTGTATTTCCGGTTAGCAACCTCAGCATGAGTGAATGAGCTCGACTCAGTGGCATATCCAGGTTCTTAGATATGGGGTGGCAAAATGGCGGTAAGGGGTGGACACTTTAAGGGG
It includes:
- the layna gene encoding layilin isoform X1, which codes for MDVRRVLAFSALMLSVSTSGSKVLGGQNICKRGTNIPCYKIGYFEDSWRKLNFEEAQRACRSDGGDLLSIESAAEQNLIEGLIQELKASDGDFWIGLRREPKYEESSTDCESQYYWLDGSRSNFRNWHTDEPSCGYEVCVVMYHQPSASSDEGNKYMFQWNDDNCETKNNFICKYTKDIFITTTTTEVARNPSVTVHDDGMSVVAAEHTDNVMNIVYIVLPTIPLLLLLIVANGVFCFKLFTKRRRKQTETPADKHGTWAPGDRCSSPSPDVYNVIRRQHETDLSDTRPHTKNTSFLGSSPDTPTDEYDNLGGHDTESGFVTLASTESGFITNDIYESYQNRSSTRYHGEHSWLDNELYGY
- the layna gene encoding layilin isoform X2 translates to MDVRRVLAFSALMLSVSTSGSKVLGGQNICKRGTNIPCYKIGYFEDSWRKLNFEEAQRACRSDGGDLLSIESAAEQNLIEGLIQELKASDGDFWIGLRREPKYEESSTDCESQYYWLDGSRSNFRNWHTDEPSCGYEVCVVMYHQPSASSDEGNKYMFQWNDDNCETKNNFICKYTKDIFITTTTTEVARNPSVTVHDDGMSVVAAEHTANGVFCFKLFTKRRRKQTETPADKHGTWAPGDRCSSPSPDVYNVIRRQHETDLSDTRPHTKNTSFLGSSPDTPTDEYDNLGGHDTESGFVTLASTESGFITNDIYESYQNRSSTRYHGEHSWLDNELYGY